A region of Anolis sagrei isolate rAnoSag1 chromosome 2, rAnoSag1.mat, whole genome shotgun sequence DNA encodes the following proteins:
- the LOC132765673 gene encoding zinc finger protein RFP-like — MERESPAKGLCEEATCPHCLDVFKDPVILDCGHNFCRSCLAKCWGEPGSEASCPQCRESIPQRTFRSNRQLANMAEQVQKLQEGGRKEEGRREACKLHQEPLKLFCREDEAPICMVCDRSKEHRGHNVIPLEEASQEYKDKTKLLLESLKKKREKFKDQQYVQELRRKDYQTQLDLEKMTIKSLFEGMQRFLEEKQHFCLAQLEDLEKEMERRQDKTLAKLTEEISQLSLLITEMEEKCLQPASVFLQDIRNSLVRCESNLGGHVPDVSPNLNERLKVTSQKISALQKATESYKGTKNGVISPNVSKLKSGHTKMTAIIVSFPFLFCAIEALQKALIEAVWEQTANTDCSIQAPKKVNVTLDPETACSRLILSRDLKNARMLGCTPDQSNEFPRDAFVWGREKFTSGRHYWEVKVSSRQWAAGISRDSVRKKGSINPKTDDSIWAVGVKPFGIYDSEVCIFPEVDYFELEHNIRKLYVDLNYEEGRVEFYDDCDEFIYAFTSISFSGEEIRPFFFVPDHGSLIC; from the exons ATGGAAAGGGAGAGTCCAGCCAAAGGGCTCTGCGAGGAAGCCACTTGCCCACATTGCCTGGACGTCTTCAAAGACCCAGTGATCCTAGATTGTGGACACAATTTCTGCAGAAGTTGCCTGGCCAAGTGCTGGGGGGAGCCTGGCTCAGAGGCTTCCTGCCCCCAATGCAGAGAAAGCATCCCCCAGAGGACCTTCAGGTCCAACAGGCAGCTGGCCAACATGGCAGAACAGGTGCAGAAACtccaggaaggaggaaggaaggaagaagggaggagagaggcttgcaaactgcaccaggagccCCTGAAGCTCTTCTGCAGGGAGGACGAGGCCCCCATCTGCATGGTCTGTGACAGATCCAAGGAGCACCGTGGCCACAATGTCATTCCTCTGGAAGAAGCCTCCCAAGAGTATAAG gACAAAACCAAGCTCCTCCTGGAGTCtctaaagaaaaagagggaaaagttTAAGGACCAGCAATATGTTCAAGAGCTAAGAAGGAAAGACTACCAG ACACAGTTAGACCTTGAGAAGATGACGATCAAATCTCTCTTTGAGGGAATGCAGAGATTTCTTGAGGAGAAACAGCATTTCTGCTTAGCTCAGCTGGAAGACCtggagaaagagatggagagaagGCAAGACAAAACCCTCGCCAAACTCACTGAAGAGATTTCCCAACTCAGTTTGCTGATCACAGAGATGGAAGAGAAGTGTCTGCAGCCAGCCAGCGTCTTCCTTCAG GACATCAGAAATTCCTTGGTCAG ATGTGAGAGCAATTTAGGAGGACATGTGCCAGATGTTTCTCCTAATTTGAACGAGAGACTCAAAGTTACCTCTCAGAAGATCTCTGCTTTACAAAAGGCCACAGAGTCCTACAAAGGTACTAAGAatggtgtaatttctccaaacgTTTCTAAGCTCAAGTCAGGGCATACT AAAATGACTGCAATcattgtttcctttcctttccttttctgtgcAATAGAAGCTCTGCAGAAAGCTCTGATTGAGGCTGTTTGGGAGCAAACCGCCAACACAG ATTGTTCCATTCAAGCCCCAAAGAAAG TGAATGTGACTCTGGACCCAGAGACAGCATGTTCCAGGCTTATTCTGTCGCGGGACCTGAAGAATGCAAGAATGTTAGGATGTACTCCTGATCAATCTAACGAATTTCCCCGGGATGCCTTTGTATGGGGCCGTGAGAAATTCACTTCCGGAAGACATTATTGGGAAGTGAAAGTTTCCTCAAGGCAATGGGCTGCTGGAATCTCAAGAGACTCTGTCAGAAAGAAGGGAAGTATCAACCCAAAAACAGATGACTCAATCTGGGCTGTAGGGGTAAAACCATTTGGCATCTATGATTCTGAAGTTTGCATTTTCCCTGAAGTAGACTATTTTGAATTAGAACATAATATTCGTAAGTTATATGTGGACCTGAATTACGAAGAGGGTCGGGTGGAATTTTATGATGATTGTGATGAATTCATCTATGCTTTTACTTCAATATCATTCTCTGGTGAGGAAATCCGACCCTTTTTCTTCGTACCCGACCATGGATCCCTGATATGCTAA
- the LOC132765672 gene encoding probable E3 ubiquitin-protein ligase TRIML1, producing MFTSRCEKNLGGYVPDGTPNLNERLKVTSQEISALQKATESYKVDVTLDPETACSRLILSEDLKNARMLGCIPHLSNKFPREAFVWGRERITSGRHYWVVKVSSKQWAAGISRDSVRKKKSINPNTDDSIWAVGVKPHDKYTSEVCIFPEVDSFYLEQNIRKLHVALNYEEGRVEFYDECDEFIYAFTSISFSGEEIRPFFFVPDHGSLIC from the exons ATGTTCACTTCCAGATGTGAGAAGAATTTAGGAGGATATGTGCCAGATGGTACTCCAAATTTGAATGAGAGACTCAAAGTTACTTCTCAGGAGATCTCTGCTTTACAAAAGGCCACAGAGTCCTACAAAG TGGATGTGACTCTAGACCCCGAGACAGCATGTTCCAGGCTTATTCTGTCTGAGGACCTGAAGAATGCGAGAATGTTAGGATGTATTCCTCATCTATCTAACAAATTTCCCCGGGAAGCCTTTGTATGGGGCCGTGAGAGAATCACTTCCGGAAGACATTATTGGGTAGTGAAAGTTTCCTCAAAGCAATGGGCTGCTGGAATCTCAAGAGACTCTgtcagaaagaagaaaagtatCAACCCAAATACAGATGACTCAATCTGGGCTGTAGGGGTAAAACCACATGACAAGTATACTTCTGAAGTTTGCATTTTCCCTGAAGTAGACTCTTTTTATTTAGAACAGAATATTCGTAAGTTACATGTGGCCCTGAATTATGAAGAGGGTCGGGTGGAATTTTATGATGAATGTGATGAATTCATCTATGCTTTTACTTCAATATCATTCTCTGGTGAGGAAATCCGACCCTTTTTCTTCGTACCCGACCATGGATCCCTGATATGCTAA
- the LOC137096167 gene encoding zinc finger protein RFP-like, which translates to MEGESSAKGLCEEATCPLCLDFFKDPVTIDCGHNFCRSCLAQCWGEPGPEASCSQCRERTPQRTFRSNRQLANMAELVQKLQEGGRKEEGRRESCKLHQEPLKLFCREDEAPICMVCDRSKEHRDHNIIPLDEAFQEYKVGNPIHI; encoded by the coding sequence ATGGAAGGGGAGAGTTCAGCCAAAGGGCTCTGTGAGGAAGCCACTTGCCCACTTTGCCTGGACTTCTTCAAAGACCCAGTGACCATAGATTGTGGGCACAATTTCTGCAGAAGTTGCCTGGCCCAGTGCTGGGGGGAGCCTGGCCCAGAGGCTTCCTGCTCCCAATGCAGAGAAAGAACCCCCCAGAGGACCTTCAGGTCCAACAGGCAGCTGGCCAACATGGCAGAACTGGTGCAGAAACtccaggaaggaggaaggaaggaagaagggaggagagagtcttgcaaactgcaccaggagccCCTGAAGCTCTTCTGCAGGGAGGACGAGGCCCCCATCTGCATGGTCTGCGACAGATCCAAGGAGCACCGAGACCACAACATCATTCCCCTGGATGAAGCCTTCCAAGAGTATAAGGTTGGAAATCCCATCCACATATAG